From a region of the Leishmania braziliensis MHOM/BR/75/M2904 complete genome, chromosome 2 genome:
- a CDS encoding exportin T (tRNA exportin)-like protein yields MPSPESFTQALQLTHSFDMSVSYNARLEAERYLMELRESAEGLKLSFHIISNEAADELRCFWAFNTVIHHLPMLAATVDAVQAQELYRTLLLFIHRYLFEPRTVAPVDYVINKHAQMMVVGLQMFYPARWQSLFDDLFEMLSRSPPSPYPPTADLVTVYVLRIFEYIDERVVCARDRQERDKQQQARNMELKDAMRERVIPQAVAMWYNILLSDARVRNPNMAKLCMTVIHTYIEWVDVGLFLTANWINLLHFLLAAPPLQVAACECLLALVEKKQLPGMKMESLRTLSVVDSLPRMVSLFELPPPSEAAVLFIEAVAKFAVAVAGQFLALLESSSSLAQQQPATHSAAVVEVNGMVLQDQPFTVTTDLLDGLAGALHTVVAQVIRVLQLNLFDVRDALLPFLQVYLKSTYLLESEAVELLATLFHQTRIPGVVYHEDRVWEDSVIDQRRALHNLLRLLHRRHPGIVMPHLHSVFFTGLNRLNEGGSVVKTSALKDDADFTDPEVLEAALRYLYEIGESLHLDSLKDPNDTVTQLLQRLLMTEAVASGEATCVHLAFFEVLSRYYLFFTYHPQFIPLLLQRLLLQPCGVVNRSDPVRARICYLFGYLVQVLKGQLVTYAADMVNALHSIVTTAPQLQPSDRRELYEATGILLSICSEEARTAPDNSSPEALRLLAASATLDSYGATVLSTAVLTEVATLLGRKAELVRIVVGSALHSLQQASVSCPAMNGNATGSSNLAATGSVGVADHTVADVISFLSALAKGLGNTESSTGAELVSESGVNSSSASSPNGSVGEQLPMCSTPNTSSLAVGGPLTACGTSSDAPLSTLPAMSRTNVLVAQVFLHVTQRVMEVLNHLAGSSTVRESVGQLFHQLINTLPYEMLRPYIEEYVAVCLNWMETIPELAKLLRLMFQYANKAGNRGVLSVARLTSLLWQRLCVVGELSEASPVVCLGVVSESARERVSLYKQFFTFLFSVSAWGCVAAFGLMPSACWVSILRQLCYALTLPAELELPKAALQVLEKLTQELTDSVVAQAVAQYSSAADVVDAATAQRNQQIFRECLLQEALPTAFRALTDLSFDLDDAKNFLLMGEVLHFFRLLVARYGDPAMQVLYERVAPYVGEATAMECCTVIRDQPRVNAALKAKMKQLLSHVHASRRQTPAHLLA; encoded by the coding sequence ATGCCAAGCCCGGAGAGCTTtacgcaggcgctgcagctcaccCACAGCTTTGACATGAGTGTTTCTTACAATGCACGGCTCGAGGCGGAGCGCTACCtgatggagctgcgcgaAAGCGCGGAAGGGCTGAAGTTGAGCTTTCATATCATCAGCAACGAGGCGGCGGACGAGCTGCGGTGCTTCTGGGCTTTCAACACAGTCATTCATCACCTCCCAATGCTGGCAGCCACGGTTGACGCTGTGCAAGCGCAGGAGTTGTACCGTACACTCTTGTTGTTTATCCACCGTTACCTCTTCGAGCCCCGAACAGTGGCGCCGGTGGACTACGTTATCAACAAGCACGCCCagatgatggtggtggggctGCAGATGTTCTACCCAGCGCGCTGGCAGTCACTTTTCGATGATCTGTTTGAAATGCTCAGCCGCAGCCCGCCGAGCCCCTATCCCCCCACTGCTGATCTGGTCACCGTGTACGTGTTGCGCATCTTCGAGTACATCGACGAGCGTGTCGTGTGCGCACGGGATCGACAGGAGCgcgacaagcagcagcaggctcgCAACATGGAGTTGAAGGACGCGATGCGAGAGAGAGTCATTCCGCAAGCAGTGGCTATGTGGTACAACATACTCCTTAGCGATGCCCGTGTGCGCAACCCCAACATGGCGAAGCTGTGCATGACCGTAATCCACACGTACATTGAGTGGGTTGATGTGGGCCTCTTCCTGACGGCGAACTGGATCAATCTtctccacttcctcctcgctgcgccgcccttGCAGGTGGCGGCCTGCGAGTGCCTCTTAGCGCTGGTGGAGAAGAAGCAACTCCCTGGCATGAAGATGGAGTCCCTCAGGACCCTAAGCGTAGTAGactcgctgccgcgcatGGTGTCGCTGTTCGAGCTGCCGCCACcctcggaggcggcggtACTTTTCATCGAAGCGGTGGCCAAGTTCGCCGTGGCCGTAGCCGGTCAGTTTCTTGCCCTTCTGGAatcttcctcgtcgctcgcacagcagcagccggccACCCACTCGGCTGCCGTGGTTGAGGTGAATGGTATGGTGCTACAGGACCAACCCTTCACCGTCACGACAGACCTCCTCGACGGGCTCGCCGGTGCGTTGCATACCGTTGTTGCGCAGGTGATTCGAGTTCTCCAGCTGAACCTCTTTGACGTGCGCGACGCGCTGTTGCCCTTCCTGCAGGTCTACCTCAAGAGTACGTACCTGCTAGAGTCCGAGGCAGTCGAGCTCCTCGCGACGCTTTTTCACCAAACGAGAATTCCCGGCGTGGTCTACCACGAGGACCGTGTCTGGGAGGACTCGGTGATTGATCAGCGGAGGGCGCTGCATAACttgctgaggctgctgcaccgccgtcaccCTGGCATAGTCATGCCACACCTTCACAGTGTCTTCTTCACCGGGCTCAATCGGCTGAACGAGGGTGGCAGTGTAGTGAAGACGTCTGCGTTGAAGGATGACGCGGACTTCACAGACCCTgaggtgctggaggcggcgctgcggtacCTCTACGAGATTGGTGAGTCCCTCCATCTTGATAGCCTCAAAGACCCGAACGATACCGTCACACAACTACTACAGCGTCTCCTGATGACGGAGGCAGTGGCCAGTGGTGAGGCCACGTGTGTACACTTGGCCTTCTTCGAAGTGCTGAGTCGCTACTACCTCTTCTTCACGTACCACCCGCAGTTTATTCCGCTGTTgctccagcggctgctcctgcagccgTGCGGCGTAGTGAATCGCAGCGACCCCGTACGAGCTCGTATCTGCTACTTATTTGGCTACCTTGTGCAGGTGCTCAAGGGCCAACTTGTCACCTACGCGGCAGACATGGTCAACGCATTGCACAGTATCGTCACGAccgcgccgcagctgcagcccagCGATCGCCGCGAGCTCTACGAGGCAACAGGAATCCTTCTCAGCATCTGTAGTGAGGAGGCGAGGACCGCTCCTGACAACAGCTCACCGGAGGCGCTGCGACTgctcgctgcctccgccactCTGGACAGCTACGGTGCTACTGTGCTCTCCACTGCCGTGCTCACAGAggtggcgacgctgctgggTCGCAAAGCAGAGCTTGTGCGCATCGTCGTGGGCTCAGCGCTGCACTCCCTCCAGCAGGCCAGCGTCTCCTGTCCTGCTATGAACGGCAACGCGACCGGCTCTAGCAATCTTGCTGCTACTGGGAGTGTCGGGGTAGCAGACCATACCGTGGCGGATGTCATCTCCTTCCTGAGTGCTCTAGCGAAGGGGCTTGGTAACAcggagagcagcaccggcgcagAGCTGGTATCGGAGAGTGGCGTGAACAGCTCATCGGCGTCGTCTCCGAATGGCTCCGTGGGTGAGCAGTTGCCCATGTGCAGCACCCCCAACACGTCCAGCTTGGCTGTCGGTGGGCCTCTCACCGCGTGTGGTACGTCGTCAGATGCCCCGCTCAGCACCTTGCCAGCGATGTCAAGAACAAACGTGCTTGTTGCGCAGGTGTTTCTGCATGTGACGCAGCGGGTGATGGAGGTCTTGAACCATCTGGCGGGCAGCTCCACGGTGCGCGAGAGTGTAGGGCAGCTTTTTCATCAGCTCATCAATACACTACCGTACGAGATGCTGCGGCCGTACATTGAGGAGTACGTCGCGGTCTGCCTCAACTGGATGGAGACCATACCGGAACTTGCAAAGTTGCTGCGGCTGATGTTCCAGTACGCGAACAAAGCTGGCAATCGTGGCGTGCTTTCTGTTGCGCGGCTCACCTCActgctgtggcagcgcctCTGCGTTGTTGGTGAGCTGAGCGAGGCGTCTCCGGTGGTATGTCTGGGTGTGGTGAGCGAGAGTGCACGAGAGCGGGTCAGCCTGTACAAGCAGTTCTTCACTTTTCTCTTCAGTGTCTCCGCATGGGGCTGCGTTGCAGCCTTTGGGCTCATGCCATCTGCATGCTGGGTATCAATTCTGCGGCAGCTGTGCTACGCACTGACGTTGCCAGCCGAACTGGAGCTGCCCAAAGCGGCGCTGCAAGTGCTGGAGAAGCTCACGCAGGAGTTGACAGATTCCGTTGTCGCTCAGGCAGTGGCCCagtacagcagcgccgccgatgTAGTGGATGCTGCGACGGCTCAGCGGAATCAGCAAATCTTCCGGGAGTGCCTCCTGCAGGAAGCACTGCCGACAGCCTTCAGAGCACTAACCGATCTTTCCTTCGACCTCGACGACGCCAAAAATTTTCTGCTGATGGGTGAGGTGCTACACTTTTTTCGGTTGTTGGTGGCGCGGTATGGTGACCCGGCGATGCAGGTGCTGTATGAACGCGTAGCGCCGTATGTGGGtgaggcgacggcgatggaATGCTGTACCGTTATACGCGACCAACCTCGTGTTAACGCGGCGCTGAAGGCAAAgatgaagcagctgctgagccaCGTGCATGCATCTCGGCGTCAAACTCCAGCACATCTGCTGGCGTGA
- a CDS encoding putative cytochrome b-domain protein: MPTLYTKDEVAAHNVKENGWLIINNSVYDVSKFYDDHPGGRDPLLAHIGTDATEAFEAVNHSRGAKYKLEELKVGELSENERRHYISLEQVAAKKSANGAWFVINNKVYDVTKFLDLHPGGRDILLCNAGGDATQAFTDNGHSPAAYKMMSTYAIGDLEPSERKVFVTQKATGERSGATTAMVGVKSGNESLLIQIQQQLKFLIIVALFIIAGVFFLT, from the coding sequence ATGCCCACCCTCTACACCAAGGACGAGGTGGCAGCTCACAACGTAAAGGAGAACGGCTGGCTCATCATCAACAACTCCGTGTACGATGTGAGCAAGTTCTACGATGATCACCCTGGAGGTCGAGATCCTCTGCTCGCTCACATCGGCACCGATGCCACAGAGGCTTTCGAGGCGGTAAACCACAGCAGAGGTGCCAAGTACAAGCTAGAGGAGCTCAAGGTTGGCGAGCTGTCTGAAAATGAGCGTCGCCACTACATCTCCCTGGAGCAGGTTGCTGCCAAGAAGTCCGCCAACGGTGCTTGGTTTGTTATCAATAACAAAGTATACGATGTGACCAAATTTCTCGACCTGCATCCCGGTGGCCGCGACATATTGCTCTGCAACGCTGGTGGTGACGCGACTCAGGCCTTTACGGACAACGGGCACAGTCCCGCTGCCTACAAAATGATGAGCACCTACGCCATTGGCGATCTCGAGCCAAGTGAGCGCAAGGTTTTCGTGACCCAAAAGGCCACAGGCGAGCGGAGCGGTGCTACCACCGCGATGGTTGGCGTGAAGAGCGGGAACGAATCCCTACTTATCCAaatccagcagcagctgaagtTTCTCATCATCGTGGCGCTCTTCATCATTGCGGGCGTGTTTTTTCTCACTTAG
- a CDS encoding histone H4, with amino-acid sequence MAKGKRSADAKGSQKRQKKVLRDNIRGITRGCVRRMARRGGVKRISGDLYEEVRRVLKAYVEDIVRCSTAYTEYARKKTVTAVDVVNALRKRGHILYGYA; translated from the coding sequence ATGGCCAAGGGTAAGCGCTCCGCTGACGCCAAGGGCAGCCAGAAGCGCcagaagaaggtgctgcgcgacaacatccgcggcatcacgcgcggctgcgtccgccgcatggcgcgccgcggtggcgtgaAGCGCATCTCGGGCGACCtctacgaggaggtgcgccgcgtgctgaAGGCCTACGTGGAGGAcattgtgcgctgcagcacggcctACACCGAGTACGCGCGCAAGAAGACAGTCACGGCGGTCGATGTCGTAAacgcgctgcgcaagcgcggCCACATCCTGTACGGCTACGCGTAA
- a CDS encoding putative aminopeptidase P1, with product RDVVRHPGAKALWSVGLDYAHGTGHGVGSFLNVHEGPHGIGIHPVATEAKIELHSIVSNEPGYYKDGHYGIRIENLEEVVECRTKYSPTGFYTMSHLTMVPLCRDLIDTSLLTEMERAWVDRYHAKVVANIMPHLQKAGDQNAIEYLKYHAQPL from the coding sequence CGCGACGTCGTCCGACACCCTGGCGCGAAGGCGCTCTGGAGCGTGGGACTCGACTACGCCCACGGCACCGGGCACGGCGTGGGCTCTTTTCTCAATGTGCACGAGGGCCCTCACGGGATCGGCATTCATCCAGTTGCCACCGAAGCGAAGATTGAGCTGCACTCCATCGTGTCGAACGAGCCTGGCTACTACAAGGACGGCCACTACGGCATCCGCATTGAGAACCTCGAGGAGGTGGTCGAGTGTCGGACCAAGTACAGCCCGACCGGCTTCTACACCATGTCTCACCTCACGATGGTGCCTCTGTGCCGGGACCTCATCGATACGAGCCTCCTCACAGAGATGGAGCGCGCCTGGGTAGACCGCTACCACGCCAAGGTAGTAGCGAACATCATGCCTCACCTGCAAAAGGCGGGCGACCAGAACGCCATCGAGTACCTCAAGTACCACGCGCAGCCTCTCTGA